The following DNA comes from Flavobacterium sp. N3904.
TAATTTTTTTGTCGAGTTATTACAATATGTGTTCGATTTGGGAGCGGCTTAGGGAAGCTTTCAAATGTTTTTCTTCCCATTATAATATGATGGCCAGTTGTTAAGGATTTGAATCTTTTGAAATCGTTGGGCAAGTGCCAAACGAGTTCGTTATTTTTCCCAAGTGCATTATTTTCTGCAACTGCAGCAATCATAATTATCATATTTCGAGATTTTATTTTTTAGTTGTATCCTCTTCAATTTTGGACTCTAATTGCGCTATTTTTTTTTGCTGTAATGTAACAAGACGATTTATTTGGTCTCTTTCCCAATATTTATTCATAAAACGATCGGTTATAAAGACTTTTATAAAATGTAAAACAAAAAGGAATAACCATAATGTAATAATCCAAATACACCAATTGGTATCTATACCAATATCAAAAAAGCGATGTGCAGTAAATATAAATAAGCTTGTTAAGGTAAAGAGAACAAAATGATAATAGAGTCTTTTCTTTTGTTTTAAACGTCTTCTTGCATATTCGTATTGTTCGTGTAACTCTTTTTCCATGGCTAATTTTTTGCTTATAAAGATAAAATTTATTTCTTAATGCGACTAATCTGATTATTGATTATTTATACTGAAAACGATTTCTTAATTTGAATTCAAAATTTAAAGGATTCAATTTCTTTATATAATTAAAAAAGGGGGATGTTTATTGCTATTATGCTAAAAATTTACCTGGTTGATGAAATCTAAAATTAATTCAGTTACTTTGTTATAACTTTAAAAATGAAATAGTTATGTCTATCAAGAAACAATTTATAAAAACTAAGCCTGTTTGTAAAGTTACTTTTAGTGTAGAAGCAAAAGAGGCAAACGAAGCATCGGTTATTGGAGATTTTAATAATTGGAGTGTTGAAGAAGGGGCTTTGAGTAAGCTGAAAAATGGTACTTTTAAAGCTACTTTCGATCTGAATAAAGATGCAACTTATGAATTTAAGTATGTCATAGATGGTAAATTTGTAAATGAGCCAGAAGCTGATTCCTTCAAATGGAATGATTTTGCAGGTGCAGAAAATAGTGTATTA
Coding sequences within:
- a CDS encoding 2TM domain-containing protein; amino-acid sequence: MEKELHEQYEYARRRLKQKKRLYYHFVLFTLTSLFIFTAHRFFDIGIDTNWCIWIITLWLFLFVLHFIKVFITDRFMNKYWERDQINRLVTLQQKKIAQLESKIEEDTTKK
- a CDS encoding isoamylase early set domain-containing protein → MSIKKQFIKTKPVCKVTFSVEAKEANEASVIGDFNNWSVEEGALSKLKNGTFKATFDLNKDATYEFKYVIDGKFVNEPEADSFKWNDFAGAENSVLAI